The genomic segment TTGGAATTGTTGTGGGTAATACTCTTTTTTCACGAGTTGCCGTGCACACAGATGTTGGTGTTGATTACGCTAAAAGTACATTGCTCAAAGCCGGCGTGGTGTTGTTTGGTTTTCGCATTACTTTTGCCCAGGTAGCAGGCGTGGGTTGGCATGGCTTATTGACTGATATGGCTGTGCTTTGTCTGACTTTTTGGTTGGCAGTGCAATTGGGCAAGCGTGTATTCAAATTGGATGAGCAAACCACCTTACTTATTGGCGCAGGCAGTTCTATCTGTGGTGCAGCTGCCGTGATGGCCACAGAACCCGTGGTAAAGGCCCAAGCACATAAGGTTTCTGTTGCGGTTGCCACTGTGGTGGTATTTGGCACCTTGAGTATGTTCGTTTACCCAATTGCTTACGGTTACCTAGGGTTAAGTGAACATGCATATGGCATTTTTGCTGGCTCAACCATTCATGAAGTGGCACAAGTAGTGGCAGCAGGTAGTGCGGTTAGCCCTGAAGCGGCAAATGTGGCCGTGATTGAAAAAATGTTAAGAGTCATGATGCTTGCACCATTTTTAGTCTTGTTATCAATATGGCAAAACAAAAAGCACTCAAAAGCGACAAGCGACACTGACATAAAAAGTGCAAGCAATATCATGATCCCATGGTTTGCAGTGCTCTTTATTGTTGCTAGTGGCATCAACTCTGCTCAAGTTATCCCAGCGATTATCACCGAAAAGATTGTGCATTTAGACGGTATTTTACTCACCATCGCTATGGTGGCATTGGGACTGCGTACCCATATTGGTGCGATTCGTCAAGCTGGGCTGAAGCCCTTATTATTGGCAGGCTGCTTGTTTTTGTTCTTAACCCTAGGCGGGTATGGGCTGAATTTAGCGATAGCTCAGTGCTTATAGTGAGCTAGGCACTCGCAATATCAAGAATGGAAGTTTTACCTAAAGAGTCAGCATTTTATGTTATCCATAAAACGCTGACTCACAATTCAATTACTGAGCTTTTAAGCGTAGCTTCGCACTTTGGGTGAGTTGCTGATGGCTAATAAATGCCTTACTTAGCGGGTCGCCATTAAGAGATGGCTGCTCTTGCCCTTGATTTAACGGGGTTATGGTCAGGGTTTTGCCTGCATAATATTTTGAGTCAAGGTGAATGGTCACTCTGTCAAACGCTGTGCTCGTTAGGGCATAGTCCATGTCTCCCGGAGAGACTGGATAAATACCTAATAAGCTAAAGACTAACCAAGCTGACATGGTGCCAGCATCGTCATTGCCGGGCAGCCCAGCGGGTTGATTGGTAAAGTACTTCGCTATCAGCCTTTTTACATGCCGCGCGGTGTTAGGCTCTTGGCCTGGCACGTAATTAAACAGGTAAGGGTAAGTAATATCGGGTTCGTTACCCATATCAAAGTTATTGCTATCAAAGGTGGCGTTTAACGCCGCGATAAAAGCACTGTCACCACCATTTAACGCGATTAAACCTGGCATATCAAAAGGCACATAAAAGCGGTAGTTCCATGCATTGCCTTCAATGTAACCCGGAGCGGGTTCAAAGTTACGACCTAGCTCAGGATCGTATGGGGTTAACCAGTCACCACTGCGCTTTCTCGGGCGCAACATGCCAGTAGTTTCATCAAATAAGGTTTTATAGTTTTGCGCTTGGGCCAGGTACTTTTGCGCATCTTGGTCGTGGTCTAAGTACTTGGCAAGCTGACCTAGGGCGAAATCTGCGACATAGTATTCCAAGCTCGTTGACACACTGCCATCATAGGGCTCTTCGTCATCAACGGGTACATACCCTAACTTCAGGTAGTCAGCGTTTTCAGGGCGAATAGGGTTGTTTTCTACTGTATCTGCAGATTTTTGCATCGCGGCGTAAGCCAGTTCTACATCAAAGGTTTGCACGCCGCGTAAATAGGTATCAGCAATCATGGCGGTAGCTGGGTCACCGACCATGGTTTGGGTTTCCATGCTAAGTAACTCCCACTTGGGCAACCAGCCACTTTCTTGATACATACTAAGAGCAGATTCAACCATTTGTGATTGGATCTCTGGGTAGACTAAGCTTAGCAACGGATGCAGGTTACGACTCGTGTCCCACAGTGAATATACGGAATAGCGGTTTTTACCCTGCGTATTGCCCACTTCCGCTGTGTGTTGCTGGCTCATGAACGGGTACTCGCCGTTCACATCTTGAATGATACTAGGGTGAATTAAACTGTGATACAGGCCTGTATAAAGTAGCGTTTTGTTATGCTCGCTACCCTGTACTTCGATGCGTGAGAGTAAGCTATTCCATGCATCTTGAGCATCTTTGCGGATGCGTTCAAAGGCAAAGTTGGGCTGTTCAGTGTTTAGATTCTGCCGTGCGTTTTCGATGCTGACGTAAGAAATACCTACCTTGACTTCAACTTGCTCGTTGCCTTGTGTATCGAAACGCATGTAGGCACCGATATTGTCACCGCTCATGACGTGCTGATAATTCGGGTACGGCTTGATGCTGTTATTGTGCTGCATCCATTCGCCTTCCACCCCGGTGAATTCAGGCATCTTCTTGAACGTGCCAAAGGTTTTGGCGGGTTTGCTAAAACGTGCTACGAAGTACACGGGGCGCACGTCTTGGGGGTTATAGCAAAACGTGCCTACCGTGCGAGAGCCTTCAATTTCTTGCTCAGACACAATTTTAAGAGAGCCGCCGGTTTCGTTGGTTAAGCCTAGGCCCAAATTGACAATGATATTGCTTTGGCCTGCTGGGAAGGTATAGCGGCTTAGGCCTGTACGCAATGTGCTGGTAGCTTCTGCCTTGATGCCATATTTGTCGATTGTGGTTTGGTAGTAGCCCGGACTTGCCTGCTCGTTTGAATAGGTGGAACCGTATTGCTGGGGGTCCAATTCTAAATTGCCTGCGGTGGGCATGATATTAATTACCCCTAACTCTGGGCAGCCAACTCCGCTTAAATTCACATGGGTAAAACCAGTCAAAAAATTATTTTCGTGGATATATACTCGCGAATTCCACGCGGCATCTTTTTCAAATTCATTTAGGTTTTTGTGTTCGAATGCAACGTTAAAAGGCGCAACTGATGTGAGTGCATGAGGATACTGCGCACCCGGATGGGTCGCCCCAAAATTAGAGGTGCCAATAAACGGGTTAACATACTCGGCAGGCGTTTTTTGCGATGTTTGCCCAGCGACTTCGTTAGACGTGTTAGCAATTGAACAGCCAACACAGCCTAAAGTAAGCGCAAAAAATGCCATATTGACTAATATTTTCATTTTGGCTGGGCTCCCATTTCAAATACCAAATTTCCGCCGGCTAATATATCACTGTGACGGATAAAAAATTGCTGTAAAGGCTCGCCATTTAGGCTCACACTTTGCACATACACATTCTCTTTTGACTGATTGAGCGCTTGCACGCTAAAGGTTTTGCCATTTTCTAAATGTATCTTGGCAGATGACACTTCTGGGCTACCTAACACATATTCCCCCGATACCGGATTAACGGGATAAAAGCCTAATGCGCTAAATAGGTACCACGCTGACATTTGGCCTGCATCTTCATTGCCCGACAAGCCATCAGGTGCGGTATGGTATAGTTCGTTCATCACTTGGCGCACATATTTTTGGGTTTTGTGCCCCTTGCCAACGTATTGATAAAGGTAAGGTACGTGATGACTAGGTTCATTACCATGCACGTACTGGCCTATGTAGCCTGAAATCCACTCGGGGAACTCACCTACTGTTTGCTCTGCCTCAAACATGGCATCGAGTTGTGCTTCGAACGACGCCGCACCGCCCATGATATCGATTAGCCCCGTGACATCTTGTGGCACAAAGAAGCTATACTGCCATGCATTGGCCTCGCAGTAGTCCTCTGGATGGTAGGCATTCGGGTCGAAATTACTGCGAAACTCACCATTAAAACCTTTGGCACGCATAAACTCGCTTTGTGGGTCGAACAGGTTGCGATAGTTTTGTCCCCGCGATTGGTATGTTTGATACACCTCATTTTCACCTAGGGATCTAGCTAGTTGAGCGATCGCCCAATCATCAAAGGCGTATTCCAAGGTAAGCGAGACATTCCAACTACGCTCTTCAAATGGCACATAACCCAATGCTTGATAACTCTTTAAACCAAACTCGTTTTGGGTGGCGCTTTGTATAGCAGCTGCGAGTATTTCTTCTCCACTGGCGTCTAGTAGGCCTTTGAAATAGGCATCGATAAGCACGGGTACGCTGTGGTAACCCATCATCATGTCCGTTTCATTGCCTTGGAAGTTCCAAACGGGTAAGCGACCTGCCACATCGTAATGCGCCATAATTGAGGCCATAAGCTCTCGGGTACGAGTGGGCTCAACAATGGTTTTCCATGGATGTAAGGCGCGAAATGTGTCCCAT from the Paraglaciecola mesophila genome contains:
- a CDS encoding YeiH family protein: MYSAVKRFFITGPQGRPQQRGHFNDSRWWLGLVLVTAIAFVATYLSHVPFIQRTGLSSLTIGIVLGIVVGNTLFSRVAVHTDVGVDYAKSTLLKAGVVLFGFRITFAQVAGVGWHGLLTDMAVLCLTFWLAVQLGKRVFKLDEQTTLLIGAGSSICGAAAVMATEPVVKAQAHKVSVAVATVVVFGTLSMFVYPIAYGYLGLSEHAYGIFAGSTIHEVAQVVAAGSAVSPEAANVAVIEKMLRVMMLAPFLVLLSIWQNKKHSKATSDTDIKSASNIMIPWFAVLFIVASGINSAQVIPAIITEKIVHLDGILLTIAMVALGLRTHIGAIRQAGLKPLLLAGCLFLFLTLGGYGLNLAIAQCL
- a CDS encoding GH92 family glycosyl hydrolase translates to MKILVNMAFFALTLGCVGCSIANTSNEVAGQTSQKTPAEYVNPFIGTSNFGATHPGAQYPHALTSVAPFNVAFEHKNLNEFEKDAAWNSRVYIHENNFLTGFTHVNLSGVGCPELGVINIMPTAGNLELDPQQYGSTYSNEQASPGYYQTTIDKYGIKAEATSTLRTGLSRYTFPAGQSNIIVNLGLGLTNETGGSLKIVSEQEIEGSRTVGTFCYNPQDVRPVYFVARFSKPAKTFGTFKKMPEFTGVEGEWMQHNNSIKPYPNYQHVMSGDNIGAYMRFDTQGNEQVEVKVGISYVSIENARQNLNTEQPNFAFERIRKDAQDAWNSLLSRIEVQGSEHNKTLLYTGLYHSLIHPSIIQDVNGEYPFMSQQHTAEVGNTQGKNRYSVYSLWDTSRNLHPLLSLVYPEIQSQMVESALSMYQESGWLPKWELLSMETQTMVGDPATAMIADTYLRGVQTFDVELAYAAMQKSADTVENNPIRPENADYLKLGYVPVDDEEPYDGSVSTSLEYYVADFALGQLAKYLDHDQDAQKYLAQAQNYKTLFDETTGMLRPRKRSGDWLTPYDPELGRNFEPAPGYIEGNAWNYRFYVPFDMPGLIALNGGDSAFIAALNATFDSNNFDMGNEPDITYPYLFNYVPGQEPNTARHVKRLIAKYFTNQPAGLPGNDDAGTMSAWLVFSLLGIYPVSPGDMDYALTSTAFDRVTIHLDSKYYAGKTLTITPLNQGQEQPSLNGDPLSKAFISHQQLTQSAKLRLKAQ
- a CDS encoding GH92 family glycosyl hydrolase produces the protein MIKQIFISGTVLALCACTQPTPNATLDTPLAVDPLDYVDPFIGTDGKGKTYPGATVPYGMVQLSPDNGRTGWDWISGYFYPDNIIAGFSHTHLSGTGAGDLYDISFMPLTRPFHREKTEGGPENGTIVSRFSHQNEQASPGYYQVFLDDYGVNVELTAGLRTGFQKYQFADDATQAVVRLDLGYSRNWDKTLETHIQIINDRAIAGYRKSTGWASDQRVFFYTQFSQPIDRYTLNSNGVTSQEQSASGENVAAEFDFDFTEASSKKLVTVRTAISSVSIENAKQNLLAQGPDKTFEQVKTLAQQAWREQLSTVEISADKDDMIQFYTAMYHTALAPRVFSDSNGEYKGPDGQIHKSEQYPRYEFFSLWDTFRALHPWKTIVEPTRTRELMASIMAHYDVAGRLPVWNFQGNETDMMMGYHSVPVLIDAYFKGLLDASGEEILAAAIQSATQNEFGLKSYQALGYVPFEERSWNVSLTLEYAFDDWAIAQLARSLGENEVYQTYQSRGQNYRNLFDPQSEFMRAKGFNGEFRSNFDPNAYHPEDYCEANAWQYSFFVPQDVTGLIDIMGGAASFEAQLDAMFEAEQTVGEFPEWISGYIGQYVHGNEPSHHVPYLYQYVGKGHKTQKYVRQVMNELYHTAPDGLSGNEDAGQMSAWYLFSALGFYPVNPVSGEYVLGSPEVSSAKIHLENGKTFSVQALNQSKENVYVQSVSLNGEPLQQFFIRHSDILAGGNLVFEMGAQPK